One genomic segment of Profundibacter amoris includes these proteins:
- a CDS encoding ABC transporter ATP-binding protein: MTTETVIKAENLDLTFHTNDGDVHALKDINLDIQKGDFVSFIGPSGCGKTTFLRTIASLETPTAGSVCVNGMSAEEARKKRAYGYVFQAAGLYPWRTIRGNIRLPLEIMGFPKKEQEDHISKVLDLVDLRGFGKKYPWQLSGGMQQRASIARALAFDAEILLMDEPFGALDEIVRDHLNEQLLQLWDRTNKTICFVTHSIPEAVYLSTKIVVMSPRPGRISDVIESTLPRERPLDIRDTQEFLDIAHRVREGLRAGHAYDE, encoded by the coding sequence GTGACCACTGAAACTGTTATCAAGGCAGAAAACCTTGACCTGACCTTTCATACCAATGACGGGGATGTACATGCGCTAAAGGATATCAATCTTGATATCCAGAAGGGTGATTTCGTCAGCTTCATCGGCCCCTCGGGCTGTGGCAAAACCACCTTTTTGCGCACTATTGCGTCGCTGGAAACACCCACGGCAGGGTCGGTCTGTGTGAACGGTATGTCGGCCGAGGAAGCCCGCAAGAAACGGGCCTATGGCTATGTTTTTCAGGCCGCCGGTCTGTATCCGTGGCGCACAATTCGCGGCAATATCCGCCTGCCGCTGGAAATCATGGGCTTTCCGAAAAAGGAACAGGAAGACCATATTTCCAAGGTGCTTGATCTGGTCGATCTGCGCGGGTTCGGCAAGAAATACCCGTGGCAGTTGTCCGGCGGGATGCAGCAACGGGCCAGCATTGCCCGCGCGCTGGCGTTCGATGCGGAAATCCTGCTGATGGATGAACCTTTTGGCGCGCTGGATGAAATTGTGCGCGACCATCTGAACGAACAGTTGCTGCAACTGTGGGACCGCACAAACAAGACGATTTGCTTTGTCACCCACTCGATCCCCGAGGCGGTTTATCTGTCCACGAAAATCGTGGTGATGTCGCCGCGTCCGGGCCGGATTTCCGATGTGATCGAAAGCACCCTGCCACGCGAACGCCCGCTGGATATTCGCGACACTCAGGAATTTCTGGACATCGCGCATCGGGTGCGTGAAGGCCTGCGCGCGGGGCATGCTTACGATGAATAA
- a CDS encoding ABC transporter permease — MNKSIIPVLTVVAMIMVIWYAASIWMNSKWVYDQAARAGEEVSFSELVKDTWSQDRPVLPAPHQIVQELYKSTVLKKVTSKRSLVFHGWITLSATLLGFIFGTGMGILLAIGIVHNRAMDMSVMPWAIASQTVPIIAIAPMIVVVMSTIGATDFLGKGAATALFGYQPAFMQGLLPKAVIAAYLSFFPVVVGMVKGLRSPDNMQLDLLKTYNASKARTFWSLRLPSSTPYLFTSLKIGMAGALVGAIVSELSASPLRGLGARMLTGSYYGQTIQIWAALFAAAAMAATLVGIIGMIERYSLQRMGMVK, encoded by the coding sequence ATGAATAAATCAATCATCCCCGTTCTGACGGTCGTCGCTATGATCATGGTGATCTGGTATGCGGCGTCAATCTGGATGAACTCGAAATGGGTTTATGATCAGGCTGCGCGCGCCGGAGAAGAGGTCAGTTTTAGCGAGCTGGTCAAGGATACATGGTCGCAAGACCGCCCCGTTTTGCCCGCGCCACACCAGATTGTGCAGGAATTGTATAAATCCACGGTGCTGAAAAAGGTAACCTCCAAACGCTCGTTGGTGTTTCACGGCTGGATCACCCTGTCGGCCACGCTGCTGGGGTTCATTTTCGGCACCGGCATGGGCATCCTGCTGGCCATCGGTATCGTGCATAACCGCGCGATGGATATGAGCGTGATGCCCTGGGCAATTGCCAGCCAGACCGTGCCGATCATCGCCATTGCGCCGATGATCGTGGTGGTGATGTCCACCATCGGCGCAACCGATTTTCTGGGCAAAGGGGCGGCCACGGCGCTGTTCGGCTATCAACCGGCGTTCATGCAAGGGCTGTTGCCCAAAGCGGTGATCGCGGCCTATCTGTCGTTTTTTCCCGTGGTTGTGGGCATGGTCAAGGGCTTGCGCAGCCCCGACAACATGCAGCTGGATCTGCTGAAAACATATAACGCCAGCAAGGCCCGCACATTCTGGTCGCTGCGCCTGCCCAGTTCCACGCCTTATCTGTTCACATCGCTGAAAATCGGTATGGCCGGGGCGCTGGTGGGGGCGATCGTGTCGGAATTGTCGGCCAGCCCTTTACGTGGTTTGGGCGCGCGGATGTTGACCGGCAGCTACTACGGCCAGACGATCCAGATTTGGGCGGCGCTGTTTGCGGCGGCGGCGATGGCGGCAACTTTGGTCGGGATCATCGGCATGATCGAACGCTATAGTCTTCAACGGATGGGGATGGTCAAATGA
- a CDS encoding ABC transporter permease: protein MMWVVGVLIFWVAAYALNIWLSNSKWRNTRAVKFAVPAIFGITILVIWEGLVRGLQVPSVILPPPTMIAAKVAESIPILWGDLVQTFVKGALTGYIIGCGAAVITAILIDRSPFLQRGLMPVGNFIAALPIIGTAPILVMWFGFDWQSKAAVVVVMVFFPMLVNTVQGLKATDQMQRDLMRTYAGSYWQTLFKLRLPAAMPAIFNGLKIATTLALIGAIVAEFFGSPTRGMGFRISVEVGRLGLDMVWAEIFVAALAGSAFYGAVAMLEKGITFWHPSQRR from the coding sequence ATGATGTGGGTTGTCGGAGTCCTGATCTTCTGGGTGGCGGCCTATGCGCTGAACATCTGGCTGTCCAATAGCAAATGGCGCAACACACGGGCGGTGAAATTCGCGGTGCCCGCCATTTTCGGCATCACCATTCTGGTGATCTGGGAGGGGCTGGTGCGGGGATTGCAGGTGCCATCGGTTATTCTGCCGCCACCGACCATGATTGCGGCAAAGGTTGCTGAATCAATCCCGATTCTCTGGGGGGATCTGGTGCAAACTTTTGTTAAGGGGGCGTTGACGGGGTATATCATCGGGTGCGGCGCGGCTGTGATTACTGCAATCCTGATTGACCGCTCGCCTTTCCTGCAACGGGGCCTGATGCCGGTCGGCAACTTTATTGCTGCCCTGCCGATCATTGGCACAGCGCCTATTCTGGTGATGTGGTTCGGCTTTGACTGGCAGTCCAAGGCGGCTGTGGTTGTTGTGATGGTGTTCTTCCCGATGCTGGTGAACACCGTGCAAGGGCTGAAGGCCACAGACCAGATGCAACGCGATTTGATGCGCACCTATGCGGGCAGCTATTGGCAAACGCTGTTCAAACTGCGCCTGCCGGCGGCCATGCCTGCCATTTTCAACGGGTTGAAGATTGCCACCACATTGGCGCTGATCGGTGCGATTGTGGCGGAATTCTTTGGCTCGCCGACCCGCGGCATGGGGTTCCGGATTTCGGTCGAGGTGGGGCGTTTGGGGCTGGACATGGTCTGGGCCGAAATCTTTGTCGCAGCACTTGCCGGATCGGCGTTTTACGGTGCCGTGGCGATGTTGGAGAAGGGGATTACCTTCTGGCACCCTTCACAAAGACGCTGA
- a CDS encoding ABC transporter substrate-binding protein, producing MNKLLTTALAGAMAFAAGLAQAADDLTLQLKWVTQAQFAGYYVALENGYYSDEDLNVTINPGGPDIAPAQVIAGGGADVVIDWMPSALAAREGGLPLVNIAQPFKRSGMMLTCRKDTGIKTPADFKGKTLGVWFYGNEYPFLTWMGKLGLSTDGGPDGVTVLKQGFNVDPILQGQAACVSTMTYNEYWQIIDAGIAADDLVTFKYEDQGVATLEDGLYVLEDKLSDPAEVDKLARFVRASMKGWKWAEENPTEAAMIVLEADETGAQTEKHQVRMMGEVAKLTAGSNGELDPADYQRTVDTLMGGGSDPVISKAPVGAWTHVVTDIALK from the coding sequence ATGAACAAACTACTAACAACGGCGCTGGCCGGTGCGATGGCTTTTGCGGCCGGTCTGGCACAGGCGGCAGATGATCTGACGCTGCAACTGAAATGGGTCACGCAGGCACAGTTTGCCGGTTACTATGTGGCACTGGAAAACGGTTACTATTCAGACGAAGATCTGAACGTCACCATCAACCCCGGTGGCCCCGATATTGCCCCCGCACAGGTCATCGCCGGTGGCGGTGCCGATGTGGTGATTGACTGGATGCCATCCGCACTGGCCGCCCGCGAAGGCGGTTTGCCGCTGGTGAACATCGCGCAGCCGTTCAAGCGGTCGGGCATGATGCTGACATGCCGCAAGGACACCGGCATCAAGACGCCTGCCGATTTCAAAGGCAAGACACTGGGGGTCTGGTTCTACGGCAACGAATATCCGTTCCTGACATGGATGGGCAAACTGGGGCTGTCCACCGATGGCGGGCCGGATGGTGTAACGGTTCTGAAGCAGGGCTTCAATGTGGACCCGATTCTGCAAGGGCAGGCGGCATGCGTTTCGACCATGACCTATAACGAATACTGGCAGATCATTGATGCCGGCATTGCGGCAGACGATCTGGTCACTTTCAAATACGAGGATCAGGGCGTTGCGACGCTCGAGGATGGTCTTTATGTGCTGGAAGACAAGCTGTCCGATCCTGCCGAAGTGGACAAGCTGGCCCGTTTTGTGCGCGCCTCGATGAAGGGCTGGAAGTGGGCCGAGGAAAACCCGACCGAGGCCGCTATGATCGTTCTGGAAGCCGATGAAACCGGTGCCCAGACCGAAAAACATCAGGTCCGTATGATGGGCGAAGTCGCCAAGCTGACCGCCGGTTCCAACGGTGAACTGGACCCCGCCGATTATCAGCGCACAGTTGATACGCTGATGGGTGGCGGTTCGGACCCTGTGATTTCCAAGGCACCCGTTGGGGCTTGGACACATGTTGTGACTGATATCGCGCTGAAGTAA
- the acs gene encoding acetate--CoA ligase yields the protein MTDKTYPPSPEFVANSHADKAKYDAMYQASMQDPDAFWGEHGKRIDWIEPYSKVKNTDFTLGQVNIKWFEDGTLNVAANCIDRHLETRGDQTAIIFEPDDPETPAQHITYNQLHDKVNRMANVLLSQGVMRGERVIIYMPMIPEAAYAMLACARIGAIHSVVFAGFSPDALANRINDCQAKVLITADEAPRGGRKTPLKSNADAALLHCSDKVRCLVVKHTGGQTTWIEDRDVDVLALMETASPDCPPRPMNAEDPLFILYTSGSTGKPKGVQHSSGGYLVYAAMTHQYTFDYHDGDVFWCTADVGWVTGHSYIIYGPLANGATTLMFEGVPTYPDASRFWQVCEKHKVNQFYTAPTAIRALMAYGNDPVTTCDLSSLKLLGTVGEPINPEAWNWYNDVVGKGKLPIVDTWWQTETGGHMLTPLPGATATKPGSATLPFFGVKPVVLDPQSGEENVDVETDGVLAIADSWPGQMRTIYGDHERFEKTYFADYKGYFFSGDGCRRDEDGYYWITGRVDDVINVSGHRMGTAEVESALVAHVDVAEAAVVGYPHDIKGQGIYAYVTLMNGVEPSDELRKDLEKWVRTEIGPIAKPDLIQWAPGLPKTRSGKIMRRILRKIAENDFDALGDTSTLADPSVVDELIENRMNKKG from the coding sequence ATGACCGATAAAACATATCCGCCCTCTCCCGAATTTGTCGCCAATTCCCATGCGGACAAGGCCAAGTATGATGCGATGTATCAGGCCTCGATGCAGGATCCCGATGCCTTTTGGGGCGAACACGGCAAACGCATCGACTGGATCGAACCCTATAGCAAGGTCAAGAACACCGATTTCACACTGGGCCAGGTCAATATCAAATGGTTTGAGGACGGCACCCTGAACGTCGCCGCCAATTGTATCGACCGCCACCTGGAAACCCGTGGCGACCAGACCGCGATCATCTTTGAGCCGGATGATCCCGAAACACCCGCGCAGCACATCACCTACAACCAGTTGCACGACAAGGTGAACCGGATGGCCAATGTGCTGCTGTCCCAAGGGGTTATGCGCGGCGAACGGGTAATCATCTATATGCCGATGATCCCCGAAGCCGCCTATGCCATGCTGGCCTGTGCCCGTATCGGCGCGATCCATTCGGTGGTGTTTGCAGGGTTTAGCCCCGACGCGCTGGCCAACCGGATCAATGATTGTCAGGCCAAGGTGCTGATCACCGCAGACGAGGCCCCGCGCGGCGGGCGCAAGACTCCGCTGAAATCCAATGCCGATGCGGCCCTGCTGCACTGCTCGGACAAGGTGCGCTGTCTGGTGGTGAAACACACCGGCGGCCAGACCACATGGATCGAGGACCGCGATGTTGACGTGCTGGCACTGATGGAAACCGCCAGCCCCGATTGCCCGCCCCGCCCGATGAACGCCGAAGACCCGCTGTTCATCCTTTACACATCCGGTTCAACCGGCAAACCAAAGGGCGTGCAGCATTCAAGCGGCGGCTATCTGGTCTATGCGGCGATGACACATCAATACACCTTTGATTACCACGATGGCGATGTATTCTGGTGCACCGCCGATGTGGGCTGGGTCACCGGCCACAGCTATATCATCTACGGCCCGCTGGCCAACGGCGCCACCACGCTGATGTTCGAAGGCGTGCCCACCTACCCCGACGCCAGCCGCTTCTGGCAGGTTTGCGAAAAGCACAAGGTCAACCAGTTCTATACCGCCCCCACCGCCATCCGCGCGCTGATGGCCTATGGCAATGATCCGGTCACCACCTGTGATCTGTCATCGCTGAAACTGCTGGGCACCGTGGGCGAGCCAATCAACCCCGAGGCCTGGAACTGGTACAACGATGTTGTCGGCAAGGGTAAACTGCCGATCGTTGACACATGGTGGCAGACCGAAACCGGCGGTCATATGCTTACCCCCCTGCCCGGCGCAACCGCAACCAAACCCGGCTCGGCGACGCTACCGTTCTTTGGTGTGAAACCGGTGGTTCTGGACCCGCAAAGTGGCGAAGAAAACGTCGATGTCGAAACCGATGGCGTGTTGGCGATTGCCGACAGCTGGCCCGGCCAGATGCGCACGATCTATGGCGACCATGAACGCTTCGAGAAAACCTATTTCGCCGATTACAAAGGCTACTTCTTTTCCGGTGACGGCTGTCGTCGGGACGAGGACGGCTATTACTGGATCACCGGCCGCGTGGACGATGTGATCAACGTTTCCGGCCATCGCATGGGCACCGCCGAAGTCGAAAGCGCGCTTGTGGCGCATGTCGATGTGGCCGAGGCCGCTGTGGTCGGCTATCCGCATGACATCAAGGGGCAAGGCATCTATGCCTATGTCACCCTGATGAACGGGGTCGAGCCGTCGGATGAATTGCGCAAAGACCTTGAAAAATGGGTGCGCACCGAAATCGGCCCGATTGCAAAACCGGACCTGATCCAATGGGCGCCGGGCCTGCCGAAAACCCGTTCGGGCAAAATCATGCGTCGCATCCTGCGCAAGATCGCCGAGAATGATTTTGACGCATTGGGCGACACCTCGACCCTTGCCGACCCAAGCGTGGTGGACGAGTTGATCGAGAACCGGATGAACAAAAAGGGCTAA
- a CDS encoding ABC transporter ATP-binding protein, with protein MSQTENTPSAPAYFSVSDLHAYYGESYIVQGVSFDVKEGEILALLGRNGAGKTSTLRAIARLDDPQMTHGEVWLDHQPLHEMRAYQAAQAGCSLVPEDRRIIAGLTVEENLQLAQIVEPVGWPLKRLYELFPRLKERRKQEGVTLSGGEQQMLAIARALARDIKVLLLDEPYEGLAPVIVDEIEKTLNLIKEQGITTVIVEQNALRALALADRAVILDTGTVVFDGLASEVLENDELRAEYLAI; from the coding sequence ATGAGCCAAACCGAAAACACCCCCTCTGCCCCCGCCTATTTCTCGGTCTCGGACCTGCACGCCTATTACGGCGAAAGCTATATCGTGCAGGGCGTTTCCTTTGACGTCAAAGAGGGCGAAATTCTGGCCCTGCTGGGCCGCAACGGGGCTGGCAAAACCTCGACCCTGCGCGCGATTGCCCGTCTGGATGATCCGCAAATGACCCACGGCGAAGTCTGGCTGGACCATCAGCCGCTGCACGAAATGCGCGCCTATCAGGCCGCGCAGGCCGGCTGTTCTCTGGTCCCCGAGGACCGGCGCATCATCGCCGGCCTGACGGTCGAGGAAAACCTGCAACTGGCCCAGATCGTCGAGCCTGTGGGCTGGCCGCTGAAGCGCCTTTACGAATTGTTCCCCCGCCTGAAAGAGCGCCGCAAGCAAGAAGGCGTCACCCTGTCGGGCGGCGAACAGCAAATGCTGGCCATCGCCCGCGCCCTGGCCCGTGACATCAAGGTGCTGTTGCTGGACGAACCTTACGAGGGGCTGGCCCCCGTGATCGTGGACGAAATCGAAAAGACCCTGAACCTGATCAAGGAACAGGGCATCACTACCGTAATCGTCGAGCAAAACGCCCTGCGCGCCCTCGCCCTTGCCGATCGGGCGGTAATTCTGGATACTGGCACCGTTGTATTTGACGGGCTGGCCAGCGAAGTTCTGGAAAACGACGAGCTTCGCGCCGAATATCTGGCTATCTAA
- a CDS encoding branched-chain amino acid ABC transporter permease, with translation MLGLNKRDTKFLIIVILLTAFTPFLMQPFPEGSAMAQFNGGYPDLMQRVAIFGIFAIGFNILFGLTGYLSFGHAAFLGVGSYSAVWMMKLLSMNIIPGIILAMIMSGLFALLIGWISLRRSGIYFSILTLAFAQMSYNLAYSVLTPLTNGETGLQIRPNDPRILDGDTASPYTNLFGLDMSASYKWEVFGHQFTFNTGFYVCAVIAVIAFYISLRIFRSPFGMMLRAVKSNQQRMSYTGLNPRPYTLAAFVISGMYAGLAGGLLASMDPLAGAERMQWTVGGEVVIMTILGGAGTLLGPVLGAGAIKYLENIFSKINDTVLHGWFSALPDGMEDFLVTIIHPFVGKGWHLTLGLLFMLVVTFLPGGLVEGGKRIMGLFKRKPKGDGDDPEHHPQSTPHVAE, from the coding sequence ATGCTGGGCCTTAACAAACGCGACACCAAGTTCCTGATCATCGTGATCTTGCTGACCGCCTTCACACCCTTCCTAATGCAGCCCTTCCCCGAAGGCAGCGCCATGGCGCAGTTCAACGGCGGCTACCCCGACCTGATGCAGCGCGTTGCCATCTTCGGCATCTTTGCCATCGGGTTCAACATCCTGTTCGGCCTGACCGGCTATCTGTCCTTCGGCCACGCCGCCTTTTTGGGTGTGGGCAGCTATTCTGCCGTCTGGATGATGAAACTGCTGTCGATGAACATCATCCCCGGCATTATCCTTGCGATGATCATGTCGGGCCTGTTCGCCCTGCTGATCGGCTGGATTTCCCTGCGTCGCTCGGGCATCTATTTCTCGATCCTGACGCTGGCCTTTGCGCAGATGTCCTACAATCTGGCCTATTCGGTGCTGACCCCGCTGACCAATGGCGAAACCGGCCTGCAAATCCGTCCCAATGATCCGCGCATTCTGGATGGCGATACTGCGTCGCCCTATACCAACCTGTTCGGTCTGGACATGAGCGCCTCTTACAAATGGGAGGTATTCGGCCACCAGTTCACCTTCAACACAGGTTTCTATGTTTGTGCGGTGATCGCGGTCATTGCATTCTACATCAGCCTGCGCATCTTCCGCTCGCCCTTTGGCATGATGCTGCGGGCAGTGAAATCCAACCAGCAGCGTATGTCTTATACCGGCCTGAACCCGCGCCCCTACACATTGGCTGCCTTTGTGATCTCGGGCATGTATGCCGGTCTGGCCGGTGGTTTGCTGGCCTCGATGGACCCGCTGGCCGGTGCCGAACGGATGCAATGGACCGTTGGCGGCGAGGTGGTGATCATGACCATCCTTGGCGGCGCGGGCACTTTGCTGGGGCCGGTTCTGGGCGCGGGTGCGATCAAATATCTGGAAAACATCTTTTCCAAGATCAACGATACTGTTCTGCACGGCTGGTTCTCGGCCCTGCCCGACGGGATGGAGGATTTTCTGGTGACAATCATCCACCCCTTCGTTGGCAAAGGCTGGCACCTGACACTGGGCCTGTTGTTCATGCTGGTCGTGACCTTCCTGCCCGGCGGGCTGGTTGAAGGCGGCAAGCGCATCATGGGGCTGTTCAAGCGCAAACCCAAAGGCGACGGGGATGACCCCGAGCACCACCCCCAATCCACGCCGCATGTGGCCGAGTAA
- a CDS encoding branched-chain amino acid ABC transporter permease, whose product MDQILLQILNGLDKGSAYALIALGLTLIFGTLGVVNFAHGALFMIGAFCAVTLQKILSLSTITIDPTKTDFLGNPAKIKTPYVEAWFGPEMGAAIIDWSVPLAILFSIPIMILIGFIMERGLIKHFYSRPHADQILVTFGLAIVLQEIIKQNFGANPIPTPAPDVFRGSFDFGMLLGFDPNAIIYPYWRIIYFVFSMIVISGVFAFLRFTTFGMVVRAGMADRETVGLLGINIDKRFTIMFGIAAAVAGMAGVMYAPINSPNYHMGMDFLVLSFVVVVVGGMGSLPGAVLAGFLLGILESFASMNEIKQFLPGIDQIIIYLTAIVILLVRPRGLMGKRGVMEE is encoded by the coding sequence ATGGACCAGATACTTCTTCAAATTCTGAACGGATTGGACAAGGGCAGCGCCTATGCGCTGATCGCACTTGGACTGACCCTTATTTTCGGCACCTTGGGTGTGGTGAACTTTGCCCACGGGGCCTTGTTTATGATCGGCGCGTTCTGCGCGGTGACACTGCAAAAGATCCTGAGCCTGTCAACCATTACAATTGACCCGACCAAGACCGATTTTCTGGGCAATCCGGCCAAGATCAAAACACCCTATGTCGAAGCCTGGTTCGGCCCCGAAATGGGCGCGGCAATCATCGACTGGTCGGTGCCGCTGGCCATCCTGTTTTCGATCCCGATCATGATCCTGATCGGTTTCATCATGGAACGCGGGCTGATCAAGCATTTCTACAGCCGCCCCCATGCCGACCAGATTCTTGTGACCTTTGGTCTGGCGATTGTCTTGCAGGAAATCATCAAACAGAATTTCGGCGCCAACCCGATCCCGACACCGGCCCCTGATGTATTTCGCGGTTCGTTCGATTTCGGCATGTTGCTGGGGTTTGACCCGAACGCCATCATCTATCCTTACTGGCGGATTATCTATTTCGTATTCTCGATGATTGTCATCAGCGGCGTATTCGCCTTTCTGCGCTTTACCACCTTCGGCATGGTTGTGCGTGCAGGCATGGCCGACCGCGAAACCGTTGGCCTGCTGGGCATCAACATCGATAAACGCTTTACCATCATGTTCGGCATTGCCGCCGCGGTGGCTGGCATGGCGGGCGTGATGTATGCACCGATCAATTCGCCGAATTACCACATGGGCATGGATTTCCTTGTGCTGTCCTTTGTTGTGGTGGTTGTCGGCGGCATGGGCAGCCTGCCCGGCGCGGTGCTGGCGGGGTTCCTGCTGGGTATCCTCGAAAGCTTTGCCTCGATGAACGAAATCAAACAGTTCCTGCCGGGAATTGACCAAATTATCATTTACCTGACCGCCATCGTCATCCTGCTGGTCCGCCCGCGCGGATTGATGGGCAAACGCGGCGTGATGGAGGAATAA
- a CDS encoding substrate-binding protein encodes MSNSKLTRRGLLKTGAVAGAGLAMPTLFTGNVWAAAHGGYTNAPSNGKVILGFNVPQSGPYADEGADELRAYELAVEHLNGGGDGGMMNTFSSKALDGTGILGNKVEFVTGDTQTKSDAARASAKSMIEKDGAVMITGGSSSGVAIAVQGLCQEAGVIFMAGLTHSNDTTGKDKKANGFRHFFNGYMSAAALAPVLGKMYGTDRKAYHLTADYTWGWTQQASIAAATEAMGWETVNNVLTPLATTDFSSYVAPVLNSGADVLVLNHYGGNMVNSLTAAVQFGLRAKEVNGKNFEIVVPLYSRLMAKGAGENVKGIFGSTNWHWSLQDEGSKAFVKSFGTKYGFPPSQAAHTVYCQTLLYADACQRAGTHNPCGVAEALEGFDFDGLGNGPTHYRADDHQCFKDVLVVKGKENPENEFDLLEIVEVTPRAQVEYAPDHPMFAGGELGKCNPGA; translated from the coding sequence ATGTCCAACTCAAAACTCACACGTCGCGGCCTGCTGAAAACAGGCGCGGTGGCTGGTGCAGGTCTGGCGATGCCGACCCTGTTTACCGGCAACGTCTGGGCCGCGGCCCACGGCGGCTATACCAACGCACCCAGCAATGGCAAGGTTATCCTTGGCTTTAACGTACCCCAGTCCGGCCCCTATGCCGACGAAGGCGCCGACGAACTGCGTGCCTATGAACTGGCGGTCGAGCACCTGAACGGTGGCGGCGATGGCGGCATGATGAACACCTTCAGCTCCAAGGCGCTGGACGGCACCGGCATCCTTGGCAACAAGGTTGAATTCGTCACCGGTGACACGCAGACCAAATCGGACGCAGCCCGCGCATCGGCCAAATCCATGATCGAAAAAGACGGCGCGGTGATGATCACCGGCGGGTCTTCCTCGGGTGTGGCGATTGCTGTGCAGGGTCTGTGCCAAGAAGCTGGCGTTATCTTTATGGCCGGTCTGACCCACTCGAACGACACCACGGGTAAAGACAAGAAAGCCAACGGTTTCCGTCACTTCTTTAACGGCTACATGTCTGCTGCCGCTCTGGCACCTGTGCTGGGCAAAATGTATGGCACGGACCGCAAGGCCTATCACCTGACAGCCGACTACACATGGGGCTGGACACAGCAGGCATCGATCGCCGCTGCAACCGAAGCCATGGGCTGGGAAACTGTCAACAACGTGCTGACACCGCTGGCCACCACCGACTTCAGCTCCTACGTTGCGCCGGTTCTGAACTCGGGCGCCGATGTTCTAGTTCTGAACCACTACGGCGGCAACATGGTGAACTCGCTGACCGCCGCCGTGCAGTTCGGTCTGCGCGCCAAGGAAGTGAACGGCAAGAACTTCGAAATCGTTGTTCCGCTGTATTCACGCCTGATGGCGAAAGGTGCCGGCGAAAACGTGAAGGGCATCTTTGGTTCCACCAACTGGCACTGGTCGCTACAGGACGAAGGCTCCAAGGCATTCGTCAAATCCTTCGGCACAAAATACGGCTTCCCGCCCTCGCAGGCAGCACACACCGTATATTGCCAGACCCTGCTTTATGCCGACGCCTGTCAGCGCGCAGGCACGCACAACCCCTGCGGCGTTGCCGAAGCTCTGGAAGGCTTTGACTTTGACGGTCTGGGCAATGGTCCGACGCATTACCGTGCCGACGATCACCAGTGCTTCAAGGATGTGCTGGTTGTGAAGGGTAAAGAGAACCCCGAAAACGAGTTCGACCTTCTGGAAATCGTCGAAGTAACACCGCGTGCGCAGGTCGAATATGCCCCTGATCACCCGATGTTTGCGGGTGGCGAACTGGGTAAATGTAACCCGGGTGCATAA